The following coding sequences are from one Triticum aestivum cultivar Chinese Spring chromosome 5A, IWGSC CS RefSeq v2.1, whole genome shotgun sequence window:
- the LOC123104990 gene encoding stem-specific protein TSJT1, whose product MLAVFDQTVAKCPEGLRSPPAAGAAAGGGGAAALMKGFAAANDAAVTVSLGSAGALAYSSANKNPLVPRMFGSVNDIFCLFQGHVENIGNLKQHYGLSKTANEVTILIEAYRTLRDRGPLPASQVVRDLSGRFAFILYDTVSKSTFVAADADGSIPFFWGVDSEDHLVFSDDNELLKAGCGNSFAPFPKGCFYTTSGGLQSFEHPLNELKAVPRVDSQGQMCGSTFKVDSEAKKDSGIPRVGSAADWSNHF is encoded by the exons ATGCTGGCCGTGTTCGACCAGACGGTGGCCAAGTGCCCGGAGGGCCTCCGCAGCCCGCCggcggccggtgcggcggcggggggcggaggcgcgGCCGCGCTGATGAAGGGCTTCGCCGCCGCCAACGACGCCGCGGTCACCGTCAGCCTCGGctccgccggcgccctcgcctacTCCTCCGCCAACAAGAACCCCCTCGTCCCCAG GATGTTCGGTTCTGTAAATGACATATTTTGCCTGTTCCAAGGACATGTTGAGAACATTGGCAACCTGAAGCAACACTATGGTCTGAGCAAGACAGCAAATGAGGTTACCATCCTGATTGAGGCCTACAGAACCCTCCGGGACAGGGGCCCACTCCCAGCTAGCCAGGTCGTGAGAGATCTCAGTGGAAGGTTCGCTTTCATCCTCTACGATACCGTGTCGAAATCCACCTTCGTCGCTGCT GATGCTGATGGCAGTATCCCCTTCTTCTGGGGAGTTGACTCTGAAGACCACCTTGTGTTCTCTGACGATAATGAGCTTCTCAAGGCAGGCTGTGGAAACTCATTTGCGCCATTCCCCAAAG GCTGCTTCTACACCACATCTGGAGGGCTGCAGAGCTTCGAGCACCCGCTGAACGAGCTGAAGGCCGTGCCACGTGTGGACAGCCAGGGCCAGATGTGCGGCTCCACCTTCAAGGTCGACAGCGAGGCCAAGAAGGACTCGGGGATCCCTCGCGTCGGTAGTGCTGCTGATTGGTCTAACCACTTCTAG
- the LOC123104988 gene encoding uncharacterized protein produces the protein MDAAAPDPDAGGGLPPRGSDAADVAGNTWDLAPFSPPPAALRGGELYIYRNAYNLVPRSIGECRGGLRALKFFGNDVEVLPPEAGDLDGLQSLQLKVSAPRVSGAVLRRMRALRELELSMVPPRPSACSILVEIASLKCLTKLTICHFSIRFLPPEIGSLRKLQELDLSFNKLKNLPNWITELRALKFLKVTNNKLVDLPSGISSLRCLESLDLSNNRLTSLGSVELVSMLTLQYLNLQFNRISHSFMIPSWVCCDMRENGEIPLKSDKLQRLGIANINRSAEPRPASHACNGVLSCSPTDISPNLKAHTAQKMKKGWKRRDCLQQQARQERLESSRSRLCENDIDEMAVNMTEDDMENRPVMKDIVEESSAQHLKETSSISEDLSCIIDYDSDGLIKDSGMMLQDQYDDGKTGINMRSCHDNNSGISTDPACLGSIENELEDTASSTRNAVDVVEENTSEACKLTLKSKRHPDMDNNPKPSKCPRPIDESSKLSYKYSVESFCSIDDHLPDGFYDAGRDMPFMPLEEYERSLGLYAREVILLDREQDEELDAIASSAQLLLSSLKRPSYSETDEDAGQDLLRASVLALFVSDCFGGCDRSASLRRTRGAIVSLRKEQPFICTCSAGSMCDSNEASKQASTPPGHFNFTGLCDKSIHIIKERNNSGIVPIGALQFGVCRHRAVLMKYLCDRADPPIPCELVRGHLDYTPHAWNVVPVRQGNILVRMIVDACYPTNIKEETDPEYFCRYVPLSRLHVALDDEGYTPRSSFPSVSLCKEIEATASSAVYHCKIGSVDAAAKIRYLDTRRASNDEVKKFEYKLLGEVRMMNALRKHRSIVDIYGHQLSSKWVQDDSDKEYRIMQSVILMEYVKGGSLKGYLTKLLKEGKKHVPVDLAFYIAREVACALLEMHRKLVIHRDIKSENVLVDLDSKRSHGTPVVKLSDFDRSIPLHSLSHTCCIAHLGTYPPNVCVGTPCWMAPEVLQAMHEKTQYGLEVDIWSYGCFIFEMLTLRIPYEGLPDSEIYDLIKRKKQRPRLTKELEAFWTVDEPITRLKLGITSDAHAEKLRFLIDLFYQCTRGTASRRPKAEQIYNSLCSLPTCYDLS, from the exons ATGGACGCCGCCGCGCCGGaccccgacgccggcggcggcctcCCGCCGCGCGGATCCGACGCCGCCGACGTCGCCGGCAACACGTGGGACCTCGCCCCCTTCTCGCCTCCGCCCGCCGCGCTCCGCGGCGGCGAGCTCTACATCTACCGCAACGCCTACAACCTGGTCCCGCGCTCCATCGGCGAGTGCCGCGGGGGGCTCAGGGCGCTCAAGTTCTTCGGCAACGACGTCGAGGTGCTGCCCCCGGAGGCCGGGGACCTGGACGGGCTACAGAGCCTCCAGCTCAAGGTCTCCGCGCCCAGGGTGTCCGGGGCCGTGCTCCGGCGGATGCGGGCGCTCAGGGAGCTCGAGCTCTCCATGGTGCCGCCCAGGCCCTCCGCCTGCTCCATACTCGTCGAGATCGCCAGCCTCAAGTGCCTCACCAAGCTCACCATCTGCCACTTCTCCATCAG GTTCCTCCCCCCTGAGATTGGTTCCCTCAGGAAGCTCCAAGAACTTGATCTGTCTTTCAACAAGCTGAAGAACTTGCCTAACTGGATAACCGAGTTGCGGGCCCTGAAATTCCTCAAAGTGACTAATAATAAGTTGGTAGATTTACCATCAGGGATCTCTTCTTTGAGATGTCTTGAAAGCCTTGACTTATCGAACAATAGATTGACATCCCTTGGATCAGTTGAACTTGTCTCTATGCTTACACTGCAGTATCTTAATCTTCAG TTTAATAGGATTTCCCATTCTTTTATGATACCCTCTTGGGTATGCTGTGACATGAGGGAAAATGGTGAAATTCCTTTGAAGAGTGACAAGCTACAACGTCTAGGTATCGCAAATATAAACAGATCAGCAGAACCTAGACCTGCAAGTCATGCTTGCAATGGCGTGCTCTCATGCTCACCCACAGATATTTCCCCCAATTTAAAAGCTCATACCGCACAGAAAATGAAGAAGGGCTGGAAGCGACGGGATTGCCTGCAACAGCAGGCTCGCCAGGAGCGTTTGGAGTCCAGCAGGAGCAGGCTTTGTGAAAATGACATTGATGAAATGGCTGTGAACATGACTGAAGATGATATGGAAAACAGGCCAGTGATGAAAGACATTGTTGAAGAAAGTTCAGCACAGCATTTGAAAGAAACAAGTTCTATATCTGAAGACCTATCTTGCATAATCGATTATGACTCAGATGGGCTTATAAAAGATAGTGGCATGATGCTTCAGGACCAATATGACGATGGAAAAACTGGAATAAATATGAGAAGTTGTCATGACAACAATTCTGGTATCAGCACCGATCCAGCTTGTTTGGGCAGTATTGAAAATGAACTTGAGGATACTGCTTCATCGACCCGCAATGCAGTTGATGTTGTTGAAGAGAACACTTCAGAGGCATGTAAGCTTACACTGAAATCTAAAAGGCATCCTGATATGGACAATAATCCCAAACCCAGCAAATGCCCAAGACCAATTGATGAATCCTCGAAGTTATCCTATAAGTACAGCGTGGAGTCATTTTGCAGCATAGATGACCATTTACCGGATGGATTTTATGACGCGGGACGAGATATGCCGTTCATGCCATTAGAGGAGTATGAACGGAGTCTCGGACTGTATGCACGCGAAGTTATTCTTTTGGACAG AGAACAAGATGAAGAATTGGACGCAATTGCTTCTTCAGCACAACTGTTGTTATCCAGTTTGAAGAGGCCAAGTTATTCCGAAACAGATGAAGATGCAGGTCAGGACTTGCTAAGGGCATCAGTTCTTGCTTTGTTTGTCTCTGACTGTTTTGGAGGTTGTGATCGAAGTGCTTCTCTGAGGAGAACACGGGGAGCTATTGTTAGCTTGAGGAAGGAGCAACCATTCATTTGTACTTGTTCTGCCGGTAGCATGTGTGATAGCAATGAAGCATCAAAACAAGCCAGTACTCCTCCTGGGCACTTCAATTTTACTGGTCTCTGTGATAAATCAATACACATCATCAAGGAAAGGAATAATTCAGGCATTGTACCAATAGGGGCATTGCAGTTTGGTGTTTGTAGGCACCGAGCTGTCCTAATGAAG TATTTGTGTGACCGGGCGGACCCTCCAATTCCTTGTGAGCTTGTGAGGGGGCATCTTGACTACACGCCTCATGCTTGGAATGTTGTCCCTGTTAGACAAGGGAATATCTTGGTAAGGATGATTGTTGATGCGTGTTACCCCACAAACATAAAGGAAGAGACGGATCCAGAGTACTTCTGCAG GTATGTTCCCCTCAGTCGACTGCACGTTGCGCTTGATGATGAAGGCTATACACCTCGGTCTTCCTTCCCTTCGGTCTCACTATGCAAAGAAATTGAAGCTACAGCTTCTAGCGCTGTCTACCACTGCAAAATTGGTTCAGTTGATGCAGCAGcaaag ATACGGTACCTAGATACCCGGCGTGCTTCTAATGATGAAGTAAAAAAATTTGAATACAAGCTTCTTGGGGAAGTAAGAATGATGAATGCTCTAAGGAAGCACAGATCCATAGTGGACATATATGGTCACCAACTTTCTTCTAAATGGGTTCAAGATGATAGTGATAAGGAGTACAGGATAATGCAGTCTGTAATTTTAATGGAATATGTGAAAGGAGGTTCACTGAAG GGCTATTTGACAAAACTACTGAAAGAGGGCAAGAAACATGTACCTGTGGACCTGGCATTTTACATTGCTCGAGAAGTTGCTTGTGCTTTGTTGGAGATGCACAGGAAGCTAGTTATTCACCGGGATATAAAAAGCGAGAATGTTTTGGTTGATCTGGATTCGAAGAGGAGTCATGGGACACCAGTAGTCAAACTCTCTGATTTTGATAGATCCATTCCTTTGCATTCTCTATCCCATACATGCTGTATAGCTCACCTTGGCACATATCCACCCAATGTTTGTGTTGGGACACCTTGTTGGATGGCTCCAGAGGTTCTTCAGGCCATGCATGAGAAAACCCAGTATGGACTG GAAGTGGATATCTGGTCATATGGATGTTTTATATTCGAGATGCTTACACTTCGTATACCCTACGAGGGACTACCAGATTCAGAAATATATGATCTCATAAAG AGGAAGAAACAAAGGCCAAGGCTAACTAAAGAATTAGAAGCGTTCTGGACAGTGGACGAGCCAATTACGAGGCTGAAGTTGGGGATCACATCTGATGCTCATGCAGAGAAACTGAGATTTCTAATTGATCTATTCTACCAGTGCACCAGAGGAACCGCATCTAGGCGCCCCAAGGCCGAGCAAATTTACAATTCGCTTTGCTCCTTACCCACATGCTATGACCTGAGCTGA
- the LOC123104989 gene encoding general transcription factor 3C polypeptide 3, translating to MPATEEEGAAAAAAAGAYEQEDGDGEEYDEDEEEGYEFGDAADAAQCVEMAERGPGGAVATVSIRDFEALAALSRKRKALPEEPPQGDEPSKKRRQQGELSEAESANLFDQLMEGFGLRRKKRRRSKDGKRKGRARGRRNRCSPEVIKKLGDATLLFTENRFKEAIPILHEIVRIAPNLPNSYNLLGSIYKENGEIDKAINFVMLAAYVSPKDVSLWKKLIDLALKKEDAALARHCVIKAMRADPEDVGLKFDCANIYRTLGDCHKAAEIYEQIVGIHPSNTVARKAAAQMYRDSGQIDKAIDLLEDFINAQTSNIDWGLLDLLISLHLRNDAHGEALRQIKKAQLVLGSGHKLPVRLQAKAVICHAYLGDMKHAEVFLQDVHLGRSKENADMVKEVASTLQSLGQYEYALKFYSVMEDVAVHNDVSSYVEAARCYMVMGDKGKAIPYLYQALEGMEDNVDVRITLSSLLVDEDKSDKAITVLSPPENPELQSADIPDHQKPWWLHGEVKMQLAKLYYNKGMMEKFVKTIFLPILETLDIEYANRKVKMNRKLTNDVLQERTKVLGEARQDSVFQGCRPIASTAELVKANRAKKLLERRAAESNEDTIRDDTRRAKQKPPLPGLLTNVENHQLVLDLCRTLTLLQRYFEALQIINHALKLGNDPLSDDIKEELRSLGAEIAYRAPDPSPGFDYVRYVVHKHPQSISAWNSYYKVTSRAEEKGHFKFLLRARRDPKCVPPKIISGHRFTAISQHQSAVRDYLEAYKLDSENPLINLCVGSSLINLSLGFRLQNKNQCIVQAFAFLYKCLRIGSNRQEALYNIARAYHHVGLKTLAAIYYEKVLAMEVEDHPIPKLPFEEDFHEHQALRPGYCDLRREAAFNLHLIYKESGATDLARRILKTYCSI from the coding sequence ATGCCggcgacggaggaggaaggcgcggcggcggcggcggcggcgggggcgtacGAGCAGGAGGACGGGGACGGGGAGGAGTacgacgaggatgaggaggaggggTACGAGTTCGGCGACGCGGCGGACGCGGCGCAGTGCGTGGAGATGGCGGAGCGGGGGCCCGGCGGCGCCGTGGCCACCGTCAGCATCCGCGACTTCGAGGCCCTGGCGGCGCTGTCGCGCAAGCGGAAGGCCCTCCCCGAGGAGCCGCCGCAGGGGGACGAGCCCTCCAAGAAGCGGAGGCAGCAGGGCGAGCTCTCCGAGGCGGAGTCGGCGAACCTCTTCGACCAGCTGATGGAGGGGTTCGGCCTCCGGCGGAAGAAGCGGCGGCGGTCCAAGGACGGCAAGAGGAAGGGGCGGGCGAGAGGGCGGAGGAACCGGTGCAGCCCCGAGGTCATCAAGAAGCTGGGCGACGCCACCCTGCTCTTCACCGAGAACAGGTTCAAGGAGGCCATCCCCATCCTGCACGAGATCGTGCGGATCGCGCCCAACCTGCCCAACTCGTACAACCTGCTCGGCAGCATCTACAAGGAGAATGGCGAGATCGACAAGGCTATCAACTTCGTGATGCTGGCCGCCTACGTCTCGCCCAAGGACGTGTCGCTGTGGAAGAAGCTCATCGACCTGGCCCTGAAGAAGGAGGATGCTGCTCTGGCAAGGCACTGTGTTATCAAGGCAATGAGGGCTGATCCGGAGGATGTGGGGCTCAAGTTTGATTGCGCCAACATATATCGCACCCTTGGTGACTGCCACAAGGCCGCGGAGATATACGAGCAGATAGTCGGGATCCATCCCTCCAACACCGTCGCTCGTAAAGCGGCGGCGCAGATGTACAGAGACTCTGGTCAAATTGATAAGGCGATTGATTTGTTGGAGGATTTTATCAATGCTCAAACTTCAAACATCGATTGGGGTCTTCTTGATTTACTGATATCCCTTCATCTGAGAAATGATGCCCATGGTGAAGCCCTTAGGCAGATCAAGAAGGCACAACTGGTGTTGGGATCTGGACACAAATTACCAGTACGATTGCAGGCGAAGGCAGTAATCTGCCATGCTTATCTTGGAGATATGAAACATGCTGAGGTGTTCCTTCAGGATGTGCATCTGGGGCGTTCAAAAGAGAATGCTGATATGGTTAAGGAGGTCGCCAGCACTCTTCAAAGTTTGGGGCAGTATGAGTATGCACTAAAATTTTACTCGGTTATGGAAGACGTTGCTGTTCACAATGATGTTAGTTCATATGTGGAAGCTGCTCGATGCTACATGGTAATGGGGGACAAAGGAAAAGCTATCCCTTACCTCTATCAAGCTTTAGAAGGGATGGAGGACAATGTCGATGTACGGATAACCTTATCTTCTCTTCTCGTTGACGAGGATAAGAGTGATAAAGCTATCACTGTGCTTTCTCCTCCTGAAAATCCAGAGTTGCAGTCCGCTGATATCCCGGATCATCAGAAACCTTGGTGGCTTCATGGGGAAGTAAAGATGCAGCTTGCCAAACTTTATTACAACAAAGGCATGATGGAGAAATTTGTGAAAACCATTTTTCTTCCCATTCTTGAGACACTGGATATCGAGTATGCTAATAGAAAGGTCAAGATGAATAGAAAGCTTACAAATGATGTTCTGCAGGAAAGAACGAAAGTGCTGGGGGAAGCGCGTCAAGACAGCGTATTTCAAGGATGCAGGCCTATAGCATCAACTGCAGAGTTAGTGAAGGCAAACAGAGCAAAGAAATTGCTAGAGAGAAGGGCAGCAGAGTCAAATGAAGATACGATAAGAGATGATACACGGAGAGCAAAGCAGAAACCTCCTCTTCCTGGTCTGCTGACAAATGTGGAGAACCATCAGCTTGTGTTAGATCTCTGTCGAACACTGACTTTGCTTCAGCGATACTTTGAGGCGCTGCAAATTATCAATCATGCTCTTAAACTTGGAAATGACCCCCTCTCTGATGACATCAAGGAGGAACTCCGGTCCTTGGGCGCTGAAATTGCATACAGAGCTCCAGATCCCAGTCCTGGTTTTGATTATGTCCGTTATGTAGTTCACAAGCACCCGCAATCCATCTCCGCATGGAACTCCTACTACAAAGTGACATCAAGAGCAGAAGAGAAAGGTCATTTTAAGTTTCTTCTTCGGGCAAGAAGGGATCCCAAGTGTGTGCCCCCTAAAATCATATCTGGGCATCGATTTACTGCTATCAGTCAACACCAGTCCGCTGTTCGGGATTATCTGGAAGCGTACAAGCTGGACTCGGAGAATCCTCTAATCAATCTCTGCGTTGGTTCGTCCTTGATCAACCTCTCCCTGGGCTTCAGGCTTCAGAACAAGAACCAGTGCATCGTCCAGGCGTTTGCGTTCCTCTACAAGTGCCTGCGCATCGGCAGCAACAGGCAGGAGGCCCTGTACAACATAGCCCGGGCTTACCACCATGTCGGGCTCAAAACCCTGGCGGCCATCTACTACGAGAAGGTTTTAGCCATGGAGGTGGAAGATCACCCCATACCCAAGCTTCCATTCGAGGAGGATTTCCATGAGCACCAGGCTCTTAGGCCTGGCTACTGCGACCTCCGGAGAGAGGCTGCGTTCAATCTGCATCTGATCTACAAGGAAAGCGGAGCAACTGATCTGGCAAGAAGGATCCTCAAGACCTACTGTTCTATTTAG